One Gimesia aquarii DNA segment encodes these proteins:
- a CDS encoding DUF1553 domain-containing protein: MKCPATHFTAWIIVAFYVISQMSFVFAKDTTTDSHKPDYLKQIKPLFQAKCYSCHGREKQEGGFRLDLKSRALEGGDSGIAIIPGQTEKSELYHRISGTGDGDKMPPEGEGTPLSKAELALVKRWIEAGAKWPDSADQNEKLPGSDHWAFQPIQSNPLPQVQLNSWVKNGIDAFILQKLEQEKVLPSEEADRNTLVRRVYLDLIGLPPSIKEYEQWTTDTDPNWYEKLVDHLLASRHYGERWGRHWLDLARYADSDGFEKDSKRPHAWRWRTWVIDALNEDLPFDQFSIEQLAGDLLPNPTTDQLVATGFHRNTLINREGGTDPEEDRVKRTVDRTNTLGSVWLGITVGCGQCHTHKYDPLTQREYYRLYAFFNSLTEPNIGAPLPEERAAYEKANQIYQKDHGPLVKAIQDFEQTQLNQSLIKWEQQNPKKKAIWTILKPESVHAKQNSTLKILPDRSILAGGHNPGRAEIYTITFKTNLKNINGIRLEALPDPSLPKNGPGRSPSGDFELTMLTVKAADLETPQTTTEIPLQKAQASFEMAGYKVDRVINNSPHTGWSISPQQGKKQIATFETKTAFGSEKGTLVTVSLQHSTTRKLYHNLGRFRLSLTTGSKPLPLIGMTDMIVDTLNTPRNQRTASQQQELLEYYHTIDPQLKKLKEAELAHRKKAPKNPAETTKAQVVSHLKVPRKTHLMVRGDFLNPADEVQPNTPAVLPPLNIQKPNRLDLARWLFSPQNPLTARVTVNRIWNHYFGRGIVSTLDDFGTQGEPPSHPELLDWLATQFRENNWSLKQLHKLIVTSATYRQSSNSRPELAERNPYNTWLSHQNRLRVEAEIVRDQALAVSGLLKHKIGGRSVNPPQPDGVASLGYANSVKWPTSKGDDRYRRGLYTFFQRTVPYPMLMAFDSPDSNLSCTRRERSNTPIQALTIWNDPVFFECSQTLGRRIVAETQNKGSQLDTRIKHAFQLCLARPPSDEDLNIVKQLYRDQTQILKSDQKAVTQLTKGQKIPAGSTPQEVAAWIIIGRVLMNLDEFVTRG; the protein is encoded by the coding sequence ATGAAGTGTCCTGCAACCCATTTCACTGCCTGGATAATCGTTGCTTTTTATGTCATAAGCCAAATGTCGTTTGTCTTCGCGAAAGACACCACTACCGATTCTCACAAACCTGATTATCTCAAACAAATTAAACCGCTCTTTCAAGCGAAATGTTATTCTTGCCATGGGCGAGAAAAACAGGAAGGCGGTTTTCGACTCGATCTCAAAAGCCGCGCCCTGGAAGGGGGCGACAGCGGAATTGCGATTATCCCTGGTCAAACTGAAAAGAGTGAACTCTATCACCGCATTTCAGGAACGGGTGATGGCGATAAAATGCCCCCCGAAGGTGAAGGAACACCTCTCTCTAAAGCAGAACTGGCACTGGTCAAACGTTGGATTGAAGCAGGCGCAAAGTGGCCAGATTCTGCTGATCAAAATGAAAAACTTCCCGGCTCAGATCATTGGGCGTTCCAACCCATTCAATCAAATCCTCTTCCCCAGGTTCAGCTCAACTCCTGGGTTAAAAATGGCATCGACGCATTCATCCTGCAAAAACTGGAACAGGAAAAAGTACTCCCTTCTGAAGAAGCAGACCGTAATACTCTCGTTCGAAGAGTCTATCTGGATTTAATCGGACTCCCCCCCTCCATTAAAGAATATGAGCAATGGACCACAGACACAGATCCAAACTGGTATGAAAAACTGGTTGATCATCTACTCGCCTCCCGGCACTATGGGGAACGCTGGGGGAGACACTGGCTCGATTTAGCTCGTTATGCGGATAGTGACGGATTTGAGAAAGACAGTAAACGACCGCATGCCTGGCGCTGGAGAACCTGGGTCATCGATGCGTTAAATGAAGATCTGCCCTTCGATCAATTTTCGATAGAACAACTCGCCGGTGATTTATTACCGAATCCCACGACCGATCAACTGGTGGCAACCGGATTCCATCGGAATACTCTCATTAACCGTGAAGGCGGGACCGATCCGGAAGAAGACCGCGTCAAACGAACCGTCGACCGCACGAATACACTGGGATCAGTCTGGCTGGGAATCACTGTGGGATGTGGACAATGTCACACCCATAAGTACGACCCTCTCACTCAACGCGAATATTATCGGCTGTACGCCTTCTTCAATTCTTTGACTGAACCGAATATCGGTGCTCCCCTGCCTGAAGAACGTGCCGCCTACGAAAAGGCGAATCAAATTTATCAAAAAGACCATGGCCCACTCGTCAAAGCGATTCAGGATTTTGAACAAACTCAACTGAATCAATCACTGATAAAATGGGAACAGCAAAATCCGAAGAAAAAGGCAATCTGGACCATTCTGAAGCCCGAGTCAGTCCATGCCAAACAAAATTCAACCCTCAAGATCCTGCCCGATCGTTCTATATTGGCGGGAGGACATAACCCGGGACGCGCAGAAATTTATACGATCACGTTCAAGACGAACCTGAAAAACATCAACGGAATCCGCCTTGAAGCATTACCAGATCCCAGCCTTCCGAAAAACGGTCCCGGACGTAGTCCTTCCGGAGATTTCGAACTGACAATGCTCACTGTGAAAGCTGCGGACCTGGAAACTCCCCAAACAACGACAGAAATCCCTCTCCAAAAAGCTCAGGCCAGTTTTGAGATGGCGGGATATAAAGTTGACCGCGTCATTAACAACAGCCCCCATACCGGCTGGTCGATTAGTCCACAACAGGGAAAGAAACAGATCGCAACCTTTGAAACCAAAACAGCCTTTGGTTCTGAGAAAGGTACGCTCGTTACCGTTTCACTTCAGCACTCAACCACGCGAAAACTGTATCATAACCTGGGGCGATTTCGACTGTCACTGACTACCGGATCCAAACCATTGCCCCTGATAGGCATGACGGATATGATCGTTGATACGCTAAACACACCTCGTAATCAACGAACTGCTTCTCAACAACAGGAACTTCTGGAATACTACCATACAATAGATCCTCAGCTTAAAAAGCTGAAAGAAGCCGAACTCGCCCACAGAAAAAAAGCACCCAAGAATCCGGCTGAAACTACAAAAGCTCAGGTTGTGAGCCACCTCAAGGTTCCTCGCAAAACACATCTTATGGTTCGTGGTGATTTTCTAAACCCGGCTGACGAAGTTCAGCCAAACACACCCGCGGTCCTGCCACCGCTGAACATTCAAAAACCCAATCGTCTTGATCTGGCGCGGTGGTTATTCAGCCCCCAAAATCCGTTAACGGCGCGGGTCACCGTGAATCGTATTTGGAACCATTATTTTGGACGCGGCATCGTGTCTACGCTTGATGATTTTGGTACACAGGGTGAACCTCCTTCTCATCCAGAACTTCTGGATTGGCTTGCAACGCAATTCCGTGAAAACAACTGGAGTTTGAAACAGCTCCATAAATTAATTGTCACATCAGCCACGTATCGCCAGTCTTCAAACAGTAGACCAGAGCTAGCAGAACGCAATCCCTATAATACCTGGTTGTCTCATCAAAACCGTCTACGCGTTGAAGCTGAGATCGTCCGTGATCAGGCGCTTGCTGTCAGTGGATTATTGAAACATAAGATCGGAGGCCGCAGTGTGAATCCCCCCCAACCTGATGGTGTCGCCAGCTTGGGATACGCGAATTCAGTCAAATGGCCTACCAGCAAAGGGGACGATCGCTACCGGCGAGGATTATATACGTTTTTCCAAAGAACGGTTCCGTACCCCATGCTAATGGCCTTCGATTCTCCTGATTCGAATCTGAGCTGTACACGTAGAGAAAGATCAAACACTCCCATCCAGGCGTTGACAATCTGGAATGACCCGGTCTTTTTTGAATGTTCGCAGACACTTGGAAGGCGTATTGTTGCGGAAACACAAAACAAGGGCTCTCAGCTCGATACTCGCATCAAACATGCGTTTCAACTCTGCCTGGCGCGACCACCTTCGGATGAAGATCTCAACATCGTTAAGCAACTTTATCGAGATCAAACTCAAATCCTTAAGTCAGATCAGAAAGCCGTCACTCAGCTTACTAAAGGTCAAAAGATTCCCGCTGGTAGTACTCCACAAGAAGTGGCAGCCTGGATTATTATTGGACGAGTTTTAATGAATCTGGATGAGTTTGTCACACGTGGCTAG
- a CDS encoding PIG-L deacetylase family protein: protein MKTNLTSIIRITFVLLFSLLCTFSVQAEESGSLRIICFGAHPDDAEYKDGGTAALWAQQGHKVKLVSVTNGDIGHFEMAGGTLAQRRAAEVKAAGKILGVETEVLDIHDGELLPTLENRKKIVRLIREWKADLVISHRPWDYHPDHRYVGVLVQDAAFMVTVPYFCPNVPHLKKNPVFMYSSDRFQKPYPFRPNVVVAIDNVFDQKLKAVAQLVSQSLEGGAGGNPERAAKVPPANPPELRIEHLRPSWVRRQSSEANKYRTELIAIYGEEIGKKIKYAEAFELCEYGSRPNRKALLKLFPIQASIPHSTKK from the coding sequence ATGAAAACAAACTTGACAAGTATCATTCGCATAACCTTCGTTTTACTTTTCTCTCTACTCTGCACGTTTTCTGTTCAAGCAGAAGAAAGCGGTTCGTTACGCATCATTTGCTTCGGAGCACATCCCGACGATGCAGAATATAAAGATGGAGGGACTGCTGCCCTGTGGGCGCAACAAGGACACAAAGTAAAACTGGTCTCTGTCACGAACGGGGATATTGGTCACTTTGAAATGGCAGGCGGGACACTGGCGCAAAGAAGGGCCGCTGAGGTCAAAGCAGCGGGTAAAATTCTTGGAGTTGAAACAGAAGTTCTCGATATTCATGACGGTGAATTGCTGCCGACACTGGAAAATCGAAAAAAAATAGTGCGATTGATTCGTGAATGGAAGGCCGATCTCGTCATCTCACATCGTCCCTGGGACTACCATCCAGATCATCGTTATGTTGGGGTGCTGGTTCAGGATGCCGCATTCATGGTTACGGTCCCTTACTTCTGCCCGAATGTTCCACATTTGAAAAAAAACCCGGTCTTTATGTATTCCAGCGACCGCTTTCAAAAGCCCTACCCCTTCCGACCAAATGTGGTTGTTGCCATCGACAACGTATTTGACCAGAAACTCAAAGCAGTCGCACAACTGGTTTCACAATCCCTGGAAGGTGGTGCTGGGGGAAACCCGGAACGTGCCGCTAAAGTTCCTCCTGCCAATCCCCCTGAATTACGAATCGAACACCTTCGCCCCTCCTGGGTACGCAGACAATCTTCTGAAGCAAACAAATATCGGACTGAACTGATTGCTATTTATGGGGAAGAAATTGGGAAGAAGATCAAATATGCTGAAGCCTTCGAATTATGCGAGTATGGTTCACGTCCCAACAGAAAAGCACTTTTAAAACTGTTCCCCATACAGGCATCAATTCCGCATTCCACAAAGAAATAG
- a CDS encoding DUF1501 domain-containing protein has protein sequence MNTYSDSLNLARRRFLLNSSCSVAGYALAAMMEKEGLLASDTNLSNPLAPKDSHFPGKAKNCIFIFLAGGPSQIDLYDPKPKLQELNGQPLPKEVTEKVRFAFINKETATLSGSPRKFTKHGECGTEFSDLLPNIASCADDIALVRSMYTEQFNHHPAQLMMNTGVGRFGRPSIGSWLTYGLGSQSTNLPGYVVLTAGRGASGGASLWSSGSLPSTYAGVLFRNKGEPVLNLNNPPGISSEIQKSGLEAIKRLNRKQLDQTGDEEIASRIASYELAFQMQSSAPELIDLSSETKATQTAYGVNRKGDTKKGKRGGGSDAEAAFARNCLLARRLVERGVRFINLYHASWDHHSGLDAGLTRNTNIVDQPVAALLKDLKQRGLLDSTLVVMAGEFGRTPLGENRTGSKAVTGRDHHPNAFSLWMAGGGVKGGQVIGKTSELGWSVEDEPVHINDFHATLLHLFGMNHLKLAQKFGGLDIRLTNVGGKVVEKLIA, from the coding sequence ATGAATACCTATTCTGATTCTTTAAATCTGGCACGTCGTCGCTTTCTGCTGAACTCTTCCTGCAGTGTGGCTGGTTATGCACTGGCTGCGATGATGGAAAAGGAAGGCTTACTTGCTTCGGATACTAATCTGTCAAATCCTCTCGCCCCCAAAGACTCGCATTTTCCAGGAAAAGCGAAAAACTGTATCTTTATCTTTCTGGCGGGTGGCCCCAGTCAAATTGATCTATATGACCCCAAACCAAAACTCCAGGAGCTAAATGGACAACCTCTTCCTAAAGAGGTCACTGAAAAAGTTCGTTTTGCGTTTATCAACAAAGAAACTGCAACTTTGAGTGGTAGCCCTCGAAAATTCACCAAACATGGTGAATGTGGGACCGAATTTTCCGACTTACTTCCGAATATCGCGTCCTGTGCAGATGATATTGCATTGGTTCGTTCAATGTATACGGAACAGTTCAATCATCATCCCGCTCAACTCATGATGAATACCGGAGTCGGTCGGTTCGGCAGACCCAGCATCGGTTCCTGGTTGACTTACGGACTGGGAAGTCAATCTACCAACTTACCGGGTTATGTTGTACTGACAGCAGGACGTGGTGCAAGTGGAGGTGCATCGCTCTGGTCAAGCGGCTCTTTACCATCGACTTATGCCGGAGTTCTATTCAGAAATAAAGGTGAGCCGGTTCTGAATTTGAATAATCCTCCGGGAATCAGTTCGGAAATTCAAAAATCGGGACTGGAAGCCATCAAGCGTTTAAATCGCAAGCAGCTTGACCAGACTGGTGATGAGGAAATTGCCAGCCGCATCGCCAGCTATGAATTAGCATTTCAAATGCAATCCTCGGCTCCTGAGTTGATAGATTTATCAAGCGAAACCAAAGCAACTCAAACCGCGTATGGAGTCAATCGAAAGGGTGACACCAAAAAAGGGAAACGGGGAGGAGGCTCGGACGCCGAAGCGGCCTTTGCACGCAATTGTCTTTTAGCACGCAGGTTGGTAGAACGGGGTGTTCGATTTATTAATCTCTATCATGCTTCCTGGGATCATCATAGTGGACTTGATGCTGGTCTTACCCGTAATACGAATATCGTAGATCAACCCGTTGCTGCATTACTGAAAGACCTGAAGCAACGTGGATTACTCGATTCCACTCTGGTTGTGATGGCCGGAGAATTCGGGCGAACGCCACTCGGTGAAAATCGTACTGGCTCTAAAGCAGTCACAGGCCGTGACCATCACCCTAACGCGTTCAGTCTCTGGATGGCCGGTGGAGGTGTCAAAGGCGGACAAGTCATCGGTAAGACGAGCGAACTTGGCTGGTCAGTGGAAGATGAGCCGGTACACATTAATGATTTTCATGCAACGCTGCTCCACTTGTTTGGCATGAATCACTTAAAATTAGCTCAGAAGTTTGGTGGCCTCGATATTCGACTGACTAATGTCGGTGGAAAAGTCGTCGAAAAACTGATCGCCTGA